Proteins encoded within one genomic window of Blattabacterium cuenoti:
- a CDS encoding acyl carrier protein, which translates to MSDIASRVNALIVEKLSVEENEILPTASFTNDLGADSLDIVELIMEFEKEFNISISDEKAEKITTVGEAIQAIEDLLNEKEKMNKNQEKKGEVPDS; encoded by the coding sequence ATGTCTGATATTGCATCAAGAGTCAATGCTCTTATCGTAGAAAAATTAAGTGTAGAAGAAAATGAAATTCTTCCAACAGCTAGCTTTACTAATGATTTAGGTGCAGATTCCTTAGATATAGTGGAACTTATTATGGAGTTCGAAAAAGAATTTAATATTAGTATTTCTGATGAAAAAGCGGAGAAAATTACTACTGTCGGTGAAGCTATACAGGCAATAGAAGATCTTTTAAATGAGAAAGAAAAGATGAATAAAAATCAAGAAAAAAAAGGTGAAGTTCCTGATTCTTAA